A genomic window from Haliaeetus albicilla chromosome 10, bHalAlb1.1, whole genome shotgun sequence includes:
- the KIFC3 gene encoding kinesin-like protein KIFC3 isoform X1: protein MHALCALAGLSVQGWRKGNSKKSGTQAVESIPACGEEGDRRSLRGCFCRPAGAMRRLAHGGGCFRKMCLRPGLAWLGPQRYRGARDPRAMITARKTWDLGAIPSARAAWKTKDLSPDSCGQDTLITGSGAGTSPQVPLLPKLVHHKILRVSWPDAANSQRLCLALQALQEAAGERREESRRQAPTLATEEPLASPREPAAARPVQAASTMNLEKAGGRLCSGKRASLPAARPFPVIQKVMASMAHLQEEKLQLQEELLGLQEKLAARENDELSRSLQLQGQVETLKAKLLEQAQEISRLHSELGGTDAEKHRDLLAAENERLRQEMKACEGELRELRRQQQAPCRDCAHLQENAGLQERLSQLQREAEEMRAKLAELDLEVQQKTNRLAEVELRLKDSLAERAEEEERLSRRLRDSQETIASLKSQPQQIKYIIKTVEVESAKAKQALCESQSRNQYLQEQVGMQRQVLKEMEQQLQSSQKTAAQLRAQIMMYEAELERAHGQMLEEMQAMEEEKNRAIEEAFSRAQVEMKAVHENLAGVRTNLLTLQPALRTLTHDYNSLKRQVRDFPLLLQETLRSARAEIGQAIEEVHSTNRELLRKYRRELQLRKKCHNELVRLKGNIRVFGRVRPITKEDGEGPEAANALTFDADDDAVLHLLHKGKQVSFELDKVFPPQASQEEVFQEVQALVTSCIDGYNVCIFAYGQTGAGKTYTMEGTAANPGINQRALQLLFSEVRSKAADWDYAISVSAAEIYNEALRDLLGKEPQEKLEIKLCPDGSGQLYVPGLTEFRVQSVEDINKVFEFGHVNRATECTNLNEHSSRSHALLIVTVRGLDRSTGLRTTGKLNLVDLAGSERVGRSGAEGSRLREAQHINKSLSALGDVIYALRSRQGHVPFRNSKLTYLLQDSLSGDSKTLMMVQVSPAEKNTSETLCSLKFAERVRSVELGPVSRKAELASWPSQEQLEGDSPGTAAPSGRGHASPSPGQLSGRAASIRRKLQTSGKLRPVPV from the exons ATGCATGCACTGTGTGCACTGGCAGGACTTTCggtgcagggctggaggaaggggaaCAGCAAGAAGAGCGGGACACAGGCTGTGGAGAGCATCCCTGCTTGCGGCGAGGAGGGTGATCGCCGCAGCCTCAGGGGGTGTTTCTGCCGACCTGCGGGTGCCATGCGGAGACTGGCCCATGGAGGAGGATGCTTCCGAAAAATGTGCCTGAGACCAGGGTTGGCCTGGCTGGGCCCGCAG AGGTATCGCGGCGCTCGGGACCCCCGTGCCATGATCACAGCCCGCAAAACCTGGGATCTGGGAGCCATACCCTCGGCGAGAGCTGCCTGGAAGACGAAGGACCTTTCCCCGGACA GCTGTGGGCAGGACACACTCATCACCGGGAGTGGAGcgggcacctctccccaggtTCCTCTGCTGCCTAAGCTTGTTCACCATAAAATCCTCCGCGTGAGCTGGCCGGACGCTGCAAACTCCCAGAGGCTCTGCCTGGCTCTCCAG GCCCTGCAGGAGGCGGCGGGTGAGCGGAGGGAGGAGAGCCGGCGCCAGGCCCCAACACTGGCCACGGAGGAGCCACTGGCGTCCCCCCGTGAGCCGGCAGCTGCCAGGCCGGTGCAGGCAGCCTCCACCATGAACCTGGAGAAAGCAG GAGGGAGGCTCTGCAGCGGGAAACGTGCCAGCCTGCCAGCGGCCCGACCCTTCCCAGTGATCCAGAAGGTGATGGCCTCCATGGCGCATctgcaggaggagaagctgcagctgcaggaggagctgctggggctgcaggagaagctcGCTGCCCGGGAGAACGACGAGCTCTCCcgctctctccagctgcaaggCCAG GTTGAAACTCTGAAGGCGAAGCTCCTGGAGCAGGCACAGGAGATCAGCCGGCTGCACTCGGAGCTG GGTGGCACGGATGCGGAGAAGCACCGGGACCTGCTGGCggccgagaacgagcgcttgCGGCAGGAGATGAAGGCGTGCGAGGGGGAGCTGCGGGAGctgcggcggcagcagcaggcaccGTGCCGGGACTGCGCCCACCTCCAG GAGAACGCTGGGCTGCAGGAGcggctgtcccagctgcagcGGGAGGCGGAGGAGATGCGGGCCAAGCTGGCGGAGCTGGACCTGGAGGTGCAGCAGAAGACGAACCGCTTGGCCGAGGTAGAGCTGCGGCTCAAGGACTCCCTGGCCGAGAGAgccgaggaggaggagcggcTCAGCCGTCGGCTGCGGGACAGCCAGGAGACCATTGCCAGCCTCAagtcccagccccagcagatAAAG TACATCATCAAGACAGTGGAGGTGGAGTCAGCCAAGGCAAAACAAGCCCTGTGCGAGAGCCAGTCCCGAAACCAGTACCTGCAGGAGCAGGTGGGGATGCAAAGGCAGGTGCTGAAGGAgatggagcagcagctgcagagttCCCAAAAGACGGCGGCTCAGCTCCGAGCTCAG ATCATGATGTATGAGGCCGAGCTGGAGCGAGCCCATGGGCAGATGCTGGAGGAGATGCAGGCgatggaggaggagaagaaccGCGCCATCGAAGAGGCATTTTCCCGTGCCCAAGTGGAGATGAAGGCGGTGCATGAAAATCTGGCAG GTGTCCGGACCAACCTGCTGACGCTGCAGCCGGCACTGCGCACCCTCACCCACGACTACAACAGCCTGAAGCGTCAGGTCCGCGATTTCCCCCTGCTCCTCCAGGAGACCCTGCGGAGCGCCAGGGCCGAG ATCGGCCAGGCCATCGAGGAGGTGCACAGCACCAACCGGGAGCTGCTGCGCAAGTACCggcgggagctgcagctccGCAAGAAGTGTCACAACGAGCTGGTGCGGCTGAAAG GAAACATCCGTGTTTTTGGGCGAGTCCGCCCCATCACAAAGGAGGATGGCGAGGGCCCGGAGGCAGCCAACGCGCTGACCTTCGACGCCGATGATGATGCTGTCCTGCACCTCCTGCACAAGGGGAAGCAGGTGTCCTTCGAGCTGGATAAGGTCTTCCCCCCACAAGCATCCCAGGAGGAG gtgttTCAGGAGGTTCAAGCCCTGGTCACCTCCTGCATCGACGGCTACAACGTCTGCATCTTCGCCTACGGGCAGACGGGGGCAGGAAAAACCTACACAATGGAG GGAACAGCAGCCAACCCAGGAATCAACCAGCGagccctgcagctcctcttCTCCGAGGTGCGGAGCAAGGCAGCCGACTGGGACTATGCCATCAGCGTCAGCGCCGCTGAAATTTACAATGAGGCGCTCAG GGACTTGCTGGGGAAGGAGCCACAGGAGAAGCTGGAGATCAAGCTGTGCCCCGATGGCAGTGGGCAGCTCTACGTGCCTGGGCTGACCGAGTTCAGGGTGCAGAGCGTGGAGGACATCAACAAG GTCTTTGAGTTCGGCCACGTCAACCGGGCGACGGAGTGCACCAACCTGAATGAGCACAGCTCCCGCTCCCATGCCCTCCTCATCGTCACCGTCCGTGGCCTTGACCGCAGCACGGGGCTCCGCACCACAG GGAAGCTGAACCTGGTGGACCTGGCGGGATCGGAGCGGGTTGGGCGGTCAGGCGCAGAGGGCAGCCGGCTCCGTGAGGCACAGCACATCAACAAGTCCCTCTCGGCACTGGGTGACGTCATTTACGCCCTGCGCTCCCGGCAAGGCCACGTGCCCTTCCGCAACTCCAAGCTGACCTACCTGCTGCAGGACTCCCTCAGCGGCGACAGCAAGACCCTCATGATGGTGCAG GTCTCCCCCGCTGAGAAAAACACCAGTGAGACACTGTGCTCCCTGAAGTTCGCCGAGAGGGTTCGCTCGGTGGAGCTGGGTCCCGTCTCCCGCAAGGCTGAGCTGGCCTCCTggcccagccaggagcagctggag GGTGACTCACCGGGGACCGCGGCACCCTCTGGCCGGGGCCATgcatcccccagcccagggcagctcTCTGGCCGTGCCGCCTCCATCCGCAGGAAGCTCCAGACCTCAG GGAAGCTGAGGCCGGTCCCCGTGTGA
- the KIFC3 gene encoding kinesin-like protein KIFC3 isoform X4, with translation MITARKTWDLGAIPSARAAWKTKDLSPDSCGQDTLITGSGAGTSPQVPLLPKLVHHKILRVSWPDAANSQRLCLALQALQEAAGERREESRRQAPTLATEEPLASPREPAAARPVQAASTMNLEKAGGRLCSGKRASLPAARPFPVIQKVMASMAHLQEEKLQLQEELLGLQEKLAARENDELSRSLQLQGQVETLKAKLLEQAQEISRLHSELGGTDAEKHRDLLAAENERLRQEMKACEGELRELRRQQQAPCRDCAHLQENAGLQERLSQLQREAEEMRAKLAELDLEVQQKTNRLAEVELRLKDSLAERAEEEERLSRRLRDSQETIASLKSQPQQIKYIIKTVEVESAKAKQALCESQSRNQYLQEQVGMQRQVLKEMEQQLQSSQKTAAQLRAQIMMYEAELERAHGQMLEEMQAMEEEKNRAIEEAFSRAQVEMKAVHENLAGVRTNLLTLQPALRTLTHDYNSLKRQVRDFPLLLQETLRSARAEIGQAIEEVHSTNRELLRKYRRELQLRKKCHNELVRLKGNIRVFGRVRPITKEDGEGPEAANALTFDADDDAVLHLLHKGKQVSFELDKVFPPQASQEEVFQEVQALVTSCIDGYNVCIFAYGQTGAGKTYTMEGTAANPGINQRALQLLFSEVRSKAADWDYAISVSAAEIYNEALRDLLGKEPQEKLEIKLCPDGSGQLYVPGLTEFRVQSVEDINKVFEFGHVNRATECTNLNEHSSRSHALLIVTVRGLDRSTGLRTTGKLNLVDLAGSERVGRSGAEGSRLREAQHINKSLSALGDVIYALRSRQGHVPFRNSKLTYLLQDSLSGDSKTLMMVQVSPAEKNTSETLCSLKFAERVRSVELGPVSRKAELASWPSQEQLEGDSPGTAAPSGRGHASPSPGQLSGRAASIRRKLQTSGKLRPVPV, from the exons ATGATCACAGCCCGCAAAACCTGGGATCTGGGAGCCATACCCTCGGCGAGAGCTGCCTGGAAGACGAAGGACCTTTCCCCGGACA GCTGTGGGCAGGACACACTCATCACCGGGAGTGGAGcgggcacctctccccaggtTCCTCTGCTGCCTAAGCTTGTTCACCATAAAATCCTCCGCGTGAGCTGGCCGGACGCTGCAAACTCCCAGAGGCTCTGCCTGGCTCTCCAG GCCCTGCAGGAGGCGGCGGGTGAGCGGAGGGAGGAGAGCCGGCGCCAGGCCCCAACACTGGCCACGGAGGAGCCACTGGCGTCCCCCCGTGAGCCGGCAGCTGCCAGGCCGGTGCAGGCAGCCTCCACCATGAACCTGGAGAAAGCAG GAGGGAGGCTCTGCAGCGGGAAACGTGCCAGCCTGCCAGCGGCCCGACCCTTCCCAGTGATCCAGAAGGTGATGGCCTCCATGGCGCATctgcaggaggagaagctgcagctgcaggaggagctgctggggctgcaggagaagctcGCTGCCCGGGAGAACGACGAGCTCTCCcgctctctccagctgcaaggCCAG GTTGAAACTCTGAAGGCGAAGCTCCTGGAGCAGGCACAGGAGATCAGCCGGCTGCACTCGGAGCTG GGTGGCACGGATGCGGAGAAGCACCGGGACCTGCTGGCggccgagaacgagcgcttgCGGCAGGAGATGAAGGCGTGCGAGGGGGAGCTGCGGGAGctgcggcggcagcagcaggcaccGTGCCGGGACTGCGCCCACCTCCAG GAGAACGCTGGGCTGCAGGAGcggctgtcccagctgcagcGGGAGGCGGAGGAGATGCGGGCCAAGCTGGCGGAGCTGGACCTGGAGGTGCAGCAGAAGACGAACCGCTTGGCCGAGGTAGAGCTGCGGCTCAAGGACTCCCTGGCCGAGAGAgccgaggaggaggagcggcTCAGCCGTCGGCTGCGGGACAGCCAGGAGACCATTGCCAGCCTCAagtcccagccccagcagatAAAG TACATCATCAAGACAGTGGAGGTGGAGTCAGCCAAGGCAAAACAAGCCCTGTGCGAGAGCCAGTCCCGAAACCAGTACCTGCAGGAGCAGGTGGGGATGCAAAGGCAGGTGCTGAAGGAgatggagcagcagctgcagagttCCCAAAAGACGGCGGCTCAGCTCCGAGCTCAG ATCATGATGTATGAGGCCGAGCTGGAGCGAGCCCATGGGCAGATGCTGGAGGAGATGCAGGCgatggaggaggagaagaaccGCGCCATCGAAGAGGCATTTTCCCGTGCCCAAGTGGAGATGAAGGCGGTGCATGAAAATCTGGCAG GTGTCCGGACCAACCTGCTGACGCTGCAGCCGGCACTGCGCACCCTCACCCACGACTACAACAGCCTGAAGCGTCAGGTCCGCGATTTCCCCCTGCTCCTCCAGGAGACCCTGCGGAGCGCCAGGGCCGAG ATCGGCCAGGCCATCGAGGAGGTGCACAGCACCAACCGGGAGCTGCTGCGCAAGTACCggcgggagctgcagctccGCAAGAAGTGTCACAACGAGCTGGTGCGGCTGAAAG GAAACATCCGTGTTTTTGGGCGAGTCCGCCCCATCACAAAGGAGGATGGCGAGGGCCCGGAGGCAGCCAACGCGCTGACCTTCGACGCCGATGATGATGCTGTCCTGCACCTCCTGCACAAGGGGAAGCAGGTGTCCTTCGAGCTGGATAAGGTCTTCCCCCCACAAGCATCCCAGGAGGAG gtgttTCAGGAGGTTCAAGCCCTGGTCACCTCCTGCATCGACGGCTACAACGTCTGCATCTTCGCCTACGGGCAGACGGGGGCAGGAAAAACCTACACAATGGAG GGAACAGCAGCCAACCCAGGAATCAACCAGCGagccctgcagctcctcttCTCCGAGGTGCGGAGCAAGGCAGCCGACTGGGACTATGCCATCAGCGTCAGCGCCGCTGAAATTTACAATGAGGCGCTCAG GGACTTGCTGGGGAAGGAGCCACAGGAGAAGCTGGAGATCAAGCTGTGCCCCGATGGCAGTGGGCAGCTCTACGTGCCTGGGCTGACCGAGTTCAGGGTGCAGAGCGTGGAGGACATCAACAAG GTCTTTGAGTTCGGCCACGTCAACCGGGCGACGGAGTGCACCAACCTGAATGAGCACAGCTCCCGCTCCCATGCCCTCCTCATCGTCACCGTCCGTGGCCTTGACCGCAGCACGGGGCTCCGCACCACAG GGAAGCTGAACCTGGTGGACCTGGCGGGATCGGAGCGGGTTGGGCGGTCAGGCGCAGAGGGCAGCCGGCTCCGTGAGGCACAGCACATCAACAAGTCCCTCTCGGCACTGGGTGACGTCATTTACGCCCTGCGCTCCCGGCAAGGCCACGTGCCCTTCCGCAACTCCAAGCTGACCTACCTGCTGCAGGACTCCCTCAGCGGCGACAGCAAGACCCTCATGATGGTGCAG GTCTCCCCCGCTGAGAAAAACACCAGTGAGACACTGTGCTCCCTGAAGTTCGCCGAGAGGGTTCGCTCGGTGGAGCTGGGTCCCGTCTCCCGCAAGGCTGAGCTGGCCTCCTggcccagccaggagcagctggag GGTGACTCACCGGGGACCGCGGCACCCTCTGGCCGGGGCCATgcatcccccagcccagggcagctcTCTGGCCGTGCCGCCTCCATCCGCAGGAAGCTCCAGACCTCAG GGAAGCTGAGGCCGGTCCCCGTGTGA
- the KIFC3 gene encoding kinesin-like protein KIFC3 isoform X3: MKKSLLLRFQRKKKKKKRNEKLRYRGARDPRAMITARKTWDLGAIPSARAAWKTKDLSPDSCGQDTLITGSGAGTSPQVPLLPKLVHHKILRVSWPDAANSQRLCLALQALQEAAGERREESRRQAPTLATEEPLASPREPAAARPVQAASTMNLEKAGGRLCSGKRASLPAARPFPVIQKVMASMAHLQEEKLQLQEELLGLQEKLAARENDELSRSLQLQGQVETLKAKLLEQAQEISRLHSELGGTDAEKHRDLLAAENERLRQEMKACEGELRELRRQQQAPCRDCAHLQENAGLQERLSQLQREAEEMRAKLAELDLEVQQKTNRLAEVELRLKDSLAERAEEEERLSRRLRDSQETIASLKSQPQQIKYIIKTVEVESAKAKQALCESQSRNQYLQEQVGMQRQVLKEMEQQLQSSQKTAAQLRAQIMMYEAELERAHGQMLEEMQAMEEEKNRAIEEAFSRAQVEMKAVHENLAGVRTNLLTLQPALRTLTHDYNSLKRQVRDFPLLLQETLRSARAEIGQAIEEVHSTNRELLRKYRRELQLRKKCHNELVRLKGNIRVFGRVRPITKEDGEGPEAANALTFDADDDAVLHLLHKGKQVSFELDKVFPPQASQEEVFQEVQALVTSCIDGYNVCIFAYGQTGAGKTYTMEGTAANPGINQRALQLLFSEVRSKAADWDYAISVSAAEIYNEALRDLLGKEPQEKLEIKLCPDGSGQLYVPGLTEFRVQSVEDINKVFEFGHVNRATECTNLNEHSSRSHALLIVTVRGLDRSTGLRTTGKLNLVDLAGSERVGRSGAEGSRLREAQHINKSLSALGDVIYALRSRQGHVPFRNSKLTYLLQDSLSGDSKTLMMVQVSPAEKNTSETLCSLKFAERVRSVELGPVSRKAELASWPSQEQLEGDSPGTAAPSGRGHASPSPGQLSGRAASIRRKLQTSGKLRPVPV; this comes from the exons ATGAAGAAATCCTTGCTGCTGAgatttcagagaaagaagaagaaaaagaagagaaatgaaaaacta AGGTATCGCGGCGCTCGGGACCCCCGTGCCATGATCACAGCCCGCAAAACCTGGGATCTGGGAGCCATACCCTCGGCGAGAGCTGCCTGGAAGACGAAGGACCTTTCCCCGGACA GCTGTGGGCAGGACACACTCATCACCGGGAGTGGAGcgggcacctctccccaggtTCCTCTGCTGCCTAAGCTTGTTCACCATAAAATCCTCCGCGTGAGCTGGCCGGACGCTGCAAACTCCCAGAGGCTCTGCCTGGCTCTCCAG GCCCTGCAGGAGGCGGCGGGTGAGCGGAGGGAGGAGAGCCGGCGCCAGGCCCCAACACTGGCCACGGAGGAGCCACTGGCGTCCCCCCGTGAGCCGGCAGCTGCCAGGCCGGTGCAGGCAGCCTCCACCATGAACCTGGAGAAAGCAG GAGGGAGGCTCTGCAGCGGGAAACGTGCCAGCCTGCCAGCGGCCCGACCCTTCCCAGTGATCCAGAAGGTGATGGCCTCCATGGCGCATctgcaggaggagaagctgcagctgcaggaggagctgctggggctgcaggagaagctcGCTGCCCGGGAGAACGACGAGCTCTCCcgctctctccagctgcaaggCCAG GTTGAAACTCTGAAGGCGAAGCTCCTGGAGCAGGCACAGGAGATCAGCCGGCTGCACTCGGAGCTG GGTGGCACGGATGCGGAGAAGCACCGGGACCTGCTGGCggccgagaacgagcgcttgCGGCAGGAGATGAAGGCGTGCGAGGGGGAGCTGCGGGAGctgcggcggcagcagcaggcaccGTGCCGGGACTGCGCCCACCTCCAG GAGAACGCTGGGCTGCAGGAGcggctgtcccagctgcagcGGGAGGCGGAGGAGATGCGGGCCAAGCTGGCGGAGCTGGACCTGGAGGTGCAGCAGAAGACGAACCGCTTGGCCGAGGTAGAGCTGCGGCTCAAGGACTCCCTGGCCGAGAGAgccgaggaggaggagcggcTCAGCCGTCGGCTGCGGGACAGCCAGGAGACCATTGCCAGCCTCAagtcccagccccagcagatAAAG TACATCATCAAGACAGTGGAGGTGGAGTCAGCCAAGGCAAAACAAGCCCTGTGCGAGAGCCAGTCCCGAAACCAGTACCTGCAGGAGCAGGTGGGGATGCAAAGGCAGGTGCTGAAGGAgatggagcagcagctgcagagttCCCAAAAGACGGCGGCTCAGCTCCGAGCTCAG ATCATGATGTATGAGGCCGAGCTGGAGCGAGCCCATGGGCAGATGCTGGAGGAGATGCAGGCgatggaggaggagaagaaccGCGCCATCGAAGAGGCATTTTCCCGTGCCCAAGTGGAGATGAAGGCGGTGCATGAAAATCTGGCAG GTGTCCGGACCAACCTGCTGACGCTGCAGCCGGCACTGCGCACCCTCACCCACGACTACAACAGCCTGAAGCGTCAGGTCCGCGATTTCCCCCTGCTCCTCCAGGAGACCCTGCGGAGCGCCAGGGCCGAG ATCGGCCAGGCCATCGAGGAGGTGCACAGCACCAACCGGGAGCTGCTGCGCAAGTACCggcgggagctgcagctccGCAAGAAGTGTCACAACGAGCTGGTGCGGCTGAAAG GAAACATCCGTGTTTTTGGGCGAGTCCGCCCCATCACAAAGGAGGATGGCGAGGGCCCGGAGGCAGCCAACGCGCTGACCTTCGACGCCGATGATGATGCTGTCCTGCACCTCCTGCACAAGGGGAAGCAGGTGTCCTTCGAGCTGGATAAGGTCTTCCCCCCACAAGCATCCCAGGAGGAG gtgttTCAGGAGGTTCAAGCCCTGGTCACCTCCTGCATCGACGGCTACAACGTCTGCATCTTCGCCTACGGGCAGACGGGGGCAGGAAAAACCTACACAATGGAG GGAACAGCAGCCAACCCAGGAATCAACCAGCGagccctgcagctcctcttCTCCGAGGTGCGGAGCAAGGCAGCCGACTGGGACTATGCCATCAGCGTCAGCGCCGCTGAAATTTACAATGAGGCGCTCAG GGACTTGCTGGGGAAGGAGCCACAGGAGAAGCTGGAGATCAAGCTGTGCCCCGATGGCAGTGGGCAGCTCTACGTGCCTGGGCTGACCGAGTTCAGGGTGCAGAGCGTGGAGGACATCAACAAG GTCTTTGAGTTCGGCCACGTCAACCGGGCGACGGAGTGCACCAACCTGAATGAGCACAGCTCCCGCTCCCATGCCCTCCTCATCGTCACCGTCCGTGGCCTTGACCGCAGCACGGGGCTCCGCACCACAG GGAAGCTGAACCTGGTGGACCTGGCGGGATCGGAGCGGGTTGGGCGGTCAGGCGCAGAGGGCAGCCGGCTCCGTGAGGCACAGCACATCAACAAGTCCCTCTCGGCACTGGGTGACGTCATTTACGCCCTGCGCTCCCGGCAAGGCCACGTGCCCTTCCGCAACTCCAAGCTGACCTACCTGCTGCAGGACTCCCTCAGCGGCGACAGCAAGACCCTCATGATGGTGCAG GTCTCCCCCGCTGAGAAAAACACCAGTGAGACACTGTGCTCCCTGAAGTTCGCCGAGAGGGTTCGCTCGGTGGAGCTGGGTCCCGTCTCCCGCAAGGCTGAGCTGGCCTCCTggcccagccaggagcagctggag GGTGACTCACCGGGGACCGCGGCACCCTCTGGCCGGGGCCATgcatcccccagcccagggcagctcTCTGGCCGTGCCGCCTCCATCCGCAGGAAGCTCCAGACCTCAG GGAAGCTGAGGCCGGTCCCCGTGTGA